One window from the genome of Musa acuminata AAA Group cultivar baxijiao chromosome BXJ1-4, Cavendish_Baxijiao_AAA, whole genome shotgun sequence encodes:
- the LOC135672278 gene encoding flowering-promoting factor 1-like protein 3 → MSGVWVFKNGVVRLVENVGGEQGAVGRRKVLVHVPTSEVITSYDVLEEKLAVLGWERYPSTPDLIQFHKRSSVHLISVPTDFSKFRSVHMYDIVVKSRNIFEVRDA, encoded by the coding sequence GGTGTTCAAGAACGGCGTGGTCCGCCTCGTCGAGAACGTCGGCGGCGAGCAGGGTGCCGTGGGCCGCCGCAAGGTCCTAGTCCACGTCCCCACCAGCGAGGTGATCACCTCCTACGACGTCCTCGAGGAGAAGCTGGCGGTGCTGGGGTGGGAGCGGTACCCCAGCACGCCGGATCTGATCCAGTTCCACAAGCGCTCCTCCGTGCACCTCATCTCGGTACCTACGGACTTCTCCAAGTTCCGGTCGGTGCACATGTACGACATCGTTGTCAAGAGCCGCAACATCTTCGAGGTCCGTGATGCATGA